In the genome of Candidatus Equadaptatus faecalis, one region contains:
- a CDS encoding nucleotidyltransferase family protein, which produces MNLPKVTGIVAEYNPLHNGHVYQLNKAKELSGAEALIVVLSSDFVQRGEPAFLSMHERAKLAVLHGADLVLELPALFSCGNAGIFADSAVKLSAATGIVKTLSFGMEDPDWDLISAASILVEEPDSFKFLLKKNLESGFSFAEARVNALDSCMPGAASKLAGSNNSLALNYASAIIKNHCEISLVPVQRTGTAHDTSDLSEAYASSSALRNMLRENNLTAVKSFVPEKSAQVIKENLSGGTAYVSHDRLWTALRPLLLRSSSEDFFKTAEISEGIENKFIAEALSADSFDEWLERCTSRRYPKGRIRRQAMQLLLGTDRWTRYASQRLGVPYIRPLAMNANGRELLKIMKETAKLPVIAKCGDAKFSAYAEKIMQYDLLASELRRGFLPCGNCGTAHAEKIYIAD; this is translated from the coding sequence ATGAATCTCCCCAAGGTAACAGGGATTGTTGCCGAATACAACCCATTGCACAACGGACACGTCTACCAGCTTAACAAAGCCAAAGAACTGAGCGGCGCAGAAGCGCTGATAGTTGTGCTTTCGTCTGATTTCGTACAGCGCGGAGAGCCTGCGTTTCTTTCAATGCACGAACGCGCCAAACTCGCCGTTTTGCACGGCGCAGACCTTGTTCTGGAACTTCCGGCCCTGTTTTCCTGCGGCAACGCGGGCATCTTCGCTGATTCAGCAGTTAAGCTGTCAGCCGCCACCGGAATCGTCAAAACACTCTCGTTCGGTATGGAAGACCCGGACTGGGATTTAATCTCCGCTGCGTCTATTTTAGTTGAAGAACCGGATAGTTTCAAGTTTTTATTGAAAAAAAATTTAGAATCAGGTTTTTCATTTGCCGAAGCACGCGTCAACGCTCTTGATTCCTGCATGCCGGGCGCAGCCTCAAAGCTTGCGGGATCAAACAATTCTCTTGCATTGAATTATGCTTCAGCCATAATAAAAAATCATTGCGAAATCTCTCTTGTTCCGGTACAGCGGACAGGCACAGCTCACGACACCTCTGATTTGAGCGAAGCATACGCTTCGTCGTCCGCGCTCAGAAATATGCTCAGGGAAAATAATTTGACCGCCGTAAAATCATTCGTTCCGGAAAAATCGGCACAAGTCATTAAAGAAAATTTAAGCGGCGGAACAGCATACGTTTCGCACGACAGGCTTTGGACAGCGTTAAGGCCGCTTCTGCTGAGGAGCAGCTCCGAAGATTTTTTCAAAACTGCGGAAATATCCGAAGGAATTGAAAATAAATTTATTGCTGAGGCTTTGTCGGCAGACAGCTTCGATGAGTGGCTTGAACGCTGCACAAGCAGGCGCTATCCCAAAGGAAGAATCCGCAGACAAGCCATGCAGCTTTTGCTCGGCACAGACCGCTGGACAAGATATGCCTCGCAAAGGCTCGGAGTACCTTACATCCGTCCTTTGGCAATGAACGCTAACGGCAGAGAGCTGCTTAAAATTATGAAAGAAACTGCGAAACTGCCGGTAATTGCAAAATGCGGCGATGCAAAATTTTCCGCTTACGCGGAGAAAATTATGCAGTACGACCTGCTCGCTTCAGAACTC